The following proteins are co-located in the Macrobrachium rosenbergii isolate ZJJX-2024 chromosome 28, ASM4041242v1, whole genome shotgun sequence genome:
- the LOC136853931 gene encoding ATP-dependent RNA helicase glh-2-like has translation MGKTSYQERGLDLGDLNASGLGLGDLNTSGLGLEDFNASGLGLGDRSASGLGLEDFNASGLGLGDLNTSGLGLEDFNASGFGLGDLNASGLGLGDLNASGLGLGDLNASGLGLGDLNTSGLGLEDFNASGFGLGDLNASGLGLGDLSPSGTDFITNL, from the exons ATGGGCAAAACCTCCTATCAGGAACgag GGTTAGACCTAGGAGATCTGAACGCCTCAGGGTTAGGCCTAGGAGATCTCAACACCTCAGGGCTAGGCCTAGAAGATTTCAACGCCTCAGGGTTAGGTCTAGGAGATCGCAGCGCCTCAGGGTTAGGCCTAGAAGATTTCAACGCCTCAGGGTTAGGCCTAGGAGATCTCAACACCTCAGGTTTAGGCCTAGAAGATTTCAACGCCTCAGGATTTGGCCTAGGAGATCTCAACGCCTCAGGGTTAGGACTAGGAGATCTCAACGCTTCAGGGTTAGGCCTAGGAGATCTCAACGCCTCAGGGTTAGGCCTAGGAGATCTCAACACCTCAGGTTTAGGCCTAGAAGATTTCAACGCCTCAGGATTTGGCCTAGGAGATCTCAACGCCTCAGGGTTAGGCCTAGGAGATCTCAGCCCCTCAGGGACAGATTTCATCACCAACCTATGA